In Legionella israelensis, the genomic window TAAATTAAGGCAACAGCTTACAATAACACACGCCTGATATCACCCAATGTTTCAGCAATATAGCGCGTAAAACGTGCGGCTTCTGCGCCATCAATCACTCGATGATCGTAGGAAAGAGATAAAGGAAGCATCAGCCTCGGTGCAAATTTATCACCATCATAAACCGGTTTCACTGATGAACGAGACAAGCCAAGAATAGCAACTTCCGGGCCATTCACAATGGGGGTAAAAGCCGTACCACCAATGCCGCCAAGACTTGAAATAGTAAAACAACCACCGCTCATTTCTACCGGCATTAAACCTTTATCACGTGCTTTTGAGCTTAAACGAGCCATTTCCTTGGCAATATCAGCAACCGAAAGCTGCCCCACATCTCGAATGACAGGAACAACGAGGCCATTTTCTGTTTCAACAGCAATACCAATATTAAAATATTTTTTGTAAATTAAATTTTCTCCACTCTCATCCAGAGATGTGTTGAACTGTGGGAATTCCTTTAATGCCTTGCTCACCACTTTGCAGACAAAAGCCAAAACAGTTAACTTATAACCCGCTTTTTTTGCTTTTTCCTGCTCCGTCTTGCGAAATGACTCCAACTCAGTTATATCGGCTTCATCAAATTGAGTTACATGTGGAATATTAATCCATGAGCGGTGAACATTGATGCCAGTCAGCCTTTTAATTTTATTTAAAGGTTTTATATCTATTTCCCCATATTTACTGAAATCGATCTGGGGAGCAGGAGGCAAAGAAACTCCTGTGGCTGTTGTTTTTTCGCTCAGTTTCTGTTTTACATAATTTTGTATATCTTCTTTGGTAATTCTGGATTTTCGACCCGTTCCTTTTACCTTGCCAAGATCTACACCAAATTCCCTGGCTATTTTACGAACCGCAGGCCCGGCAGGAAGCATTACTGCCTCTTCCTTTTCCTGAACCGGTGCTTTGACTGCTTCAGATTTTGTTTCTGTCGTTGGTAGCTTCTCTTCTTTTTCCTTTTTTTTATTCTCTGTCTCTTCAGAAGCTTCTATTTCCACTTTTTTATCTGTTTTAACCTGCAAAGTTAATATCAAATCTCCTTGAGAAACTTTGTCACCTACATTCATACTGATCTTATCAACAACTCCTGCACAAGGAGCTGGTATATCCATGGTGGCCTTATCCCCTTCCAAAGTAATCAGTGCTTGGTCCTTTGAAATTTTATCTCCACTTTGAACCATAATCTCGATCACATCTACATCAGTTGCCCCGCCAATATCAGGAATTCTCACTTCTTTAATTTCTGTTTTTTCATGAGTTTCTTCTTGCTGTTCAGACGGGGTTGATTTTTTACCAGACTCGATATCTTTTTCTGTTTTCTTTTCTGTAGATTTATCCTCTTTACTGGATTTAGCCTCTTGTCCTTCCAATGTTAAAATCAGATCGCCTTCCGAAACTTTATCACCCGCTTTTACTTGAATTTCCTTCACCTTACCTGCTTTGGGAGATGGAATGTCCATACTGGCCTTCTCTGACTCCAAAGTAATTAAAGGAGTATCTGTATCTATTTCATCCCCTTCATTTACTAAAATTTCTATCACATCCACATTGGTAGCACCACCGATATCAGGAACCTTTATTTTATTTTCTTCTGCCATTTTTTCCTCAACAAATGTTTTATGCAGGCTATATATGTTTTATATGTTTTGCCAGCTCAGACTATTTTTAAGATCCGTTGGTATTTTTTCTACCAGCCTGGTCGTAAATCTCCAATGTTCTGTCTTCACTACATATGCATTGAAGATCATTGAAGATTTTCAACTCAAGCTGGCGAAAACATCAAAAAACCTTTAGTTTCTTTAATAAAATTTGGGAAATACATTACTGTGTCACTGGTTCAGGTTTATCAGGATGAATGTCATAACGTTTCATGACCTCAGAAACAAGAGATTTCGAGACATTCCCCTGTTCAGCTAACGCACTTACAGCCGCTAACACAACGTATTTTGCATCCACTTCGAAAAAATGTCTTAATTGTTCACGTGTATCGCTACGCCCATATCCATCTGTACCTAAAGTTATATAAGGTGCTGATATAAACGGACGAATTTGTTCGGCATACAGTCTCATATAATCTGTACTGGCGATAATAGGACCTTTGCGATCTTTTAACTGACTGCTTACATAAGCTTCTCTTGGCTTTGAATCAGGGTTCATGCGATTATACCGTTCCACCGACAAACCATCACGCCGTAATTCGGTAAAACTGGTAATGCTCCAGATATCTGCGGTGATGGAAAAGTCCTCTTTTAACATTCTTGCAGCCTCAATAACTTCTCGTAAAATCGTACCGCTGCCGAGCAATTGAACATGGTTTTTTGACTTTTTCGCAGCTTCCTTAAGCAAATACATGCCTTTAATTATTCCTTCTTCAACGTTTTTAGGCATATCAGGATGGCTATAGTTTTCATTCATAACCGTAATGTAATAAAAAATATTTTCCTGTTTTTCGTACATACGTTTCAAGCCATTTTGAATGATCACCGCGAGTTCATAGGCATAAGTTGGATCATAACTCACGCAATTAGGAATCGTAGAAGACAGTATATGACTGTGTCCATCTTGATGTTGCAATCCTTCACCTGCAAGAGTTGTACGACCAGCCGTTCCGCCCAGCAAAAATCCGCGAGCTTGCATGTCACCAGCCGCCCAGGCTAAATCACCAACCCTCTGGAAACCAAACATTGAATAATAAATATAAAATGGAATCATCGTGAGTTTGTTAGAACTGTAAGAGGTGGCAGCAGCTATCCACGAGCAAAAAGCTCCGGCTTCATTGATGCCTTCCTCCAGAATCTGGCCGTCACGAGCCTCACGATAGTACATGACTTGTTCATGATCAACCGGCGTATAAAGCTGATCGACTGGGGAATAAATACCGATCTGTCTGAATAGACCTTCCATTCCGAATGTTCGACATTCATCAGGTATAATAGGGACAATTCTTGAACCCAATTCCTTATCTTTTAATAAGGTTGACAATATACGAACAAAAGCCATAGTGGTTGATATTTCCCGATCACCTGTCCCTTTTGTTACATTGGAAAATGCCGACAGTTCCGGTATTTTTAAAGGTTCACCTTCCGTTGTTCTGGAAGGTAAATATCCTCCCAAAGCTTCACGTTGTTTTGTCAAAAATTGAATTTCCGGACTCTCATCATCCGGCCGATAAAAGGGAACTTTATCAATATCATCATCACTTATAGGTATACTGAAACGATCTCGGAAAGCACGAAGCTGTTCAATAGTCATTTTCTTTTGTTGGTGGGTAATGTTTTGGCCTTCACCTGCAGCTCCCATACCATAACCTTTAATGGTTTTGGCAAGAATAACCGTGGGACTGCCTGTATGTTCTGTGGCAGCTGTATAGGCGGCATATACTTTTTGTGGATCATGCCCACCACGGTTCAAACGCCAGATTTCATCATCGGAGTAATTTTCAACCATTTTTTTTAATTCAAGATATTGACCAAAGAAGTGTTCTCTTACATACGCACCATCATTGGCTTTATAAGCTTGATAGTCCCCATCTACACATTCTTCCATCCGCTTTTGTAACAGACCCTGGTCATCGCGGGCAAACAATGGATCCCAACGCCCTCCCCAGACCACTTTGATAACATTCCAGCCAGCGCCGCGGAATAGTCCTTCCAATTCCTGGATGATTTTGCCATTACCTCTCACTGGTCCGTCAAGCCGTTGTAAATTACAATTCACCACAAAAATAAGATTGTCTAACTTTTCCCTTGCTGCTATCGATAAAGCACCTACAGATTCAGGCTCATCCATTTCTCCATCACCGAGAAATGCCCATACTTTCCGCCCTTCAGATTTAATCAGGCTGCGATTTTCAAGATATTTTAAAAAACGAGCCTGATAAATGGCTTGTAAAGGACCCAAACCCATGGAAACGGTAGGAAATTGCCAGAAATGACTCATGAGCCAAGGATGAGGATAAGAAGAAAGTCCCTCTCCCTCTACTTCCTGCCTGAAATGAGCAAGCTGTTTCTCTGTCAACCGGCCTTCTAAAAAAGCACGGGCATAAATACCAGGTGAAGAATGTCCTTGTATATACAACAAATCACCGCCGTTTTTACCTTTGGGGCCTTTAAAAAAATAATTAAAACCAATTTCATATAATGTGGCTGCGGAAGCATAAGAGGCAATATGACCGCCCAGCTCGGGAGCATATTTACCAGCTCTTAAAACCATTGCTACGGCGTTCCAACGTATTAAAGCACTGATGCGTTTACCTAATCCATCATCTGGAGGCATTGATTTTTCTGCATGCACAGGAATGGTGTTTCGATAAGGGGTATGAATAGATTCCGTTAAACTCAAGCCTTCAGTTTTCGCCTTTTTGACCAGTTGCTTTAATATAAAAGCAGCGCGTTCTTTTCCATCCACAGCGAAAACAGACTGTAATGCATCAAGCCACTCACGTGTTTCCACTGGATCAATATCATTTTTCATATTATCAGACATGAACAAATACCTCGTAAGCAATCGTATTTATTAACAGCATTTTGATGCTGGTTTAAGTCTTTTCTGTATTATACCATTGCATGATTGAATACAGGTGTCGAAATCAGCGCAACAATTACAGGTGACTTTGCGGCATTGTAGTGGATCACGATAAGAATTCAACTCTCGGGCAACAACTTCTCCCTTTACGCATTGCTCGTGCACATATCTAGAATATTTTTTTCGCGTGGAAAAAATGGATCTGGACTGACAATTACCGCAGCTATCCTTGCATAATTTAAAACAATCATTTTTTTTCATTTGACATGTTATTTTGCATGTAGCCGCGGGAGAAATTGATTTGGTCTTCAGGAAAAGAGCAGAATTTTTCGAATAATGGTTTGAATACATACAACCACTAAGAAATATAACCAAAAAACAACACAATAAATGATACGTGTTTTTCATAGTCTAACTCATTATTATTTTTAATTCGTTAACATTATATTAAGGTCTGTTGACATTTCTACTATCTTGGCCGAAAAACTTTAATTTCTATGTTTTAATGTTCACAGATGTTTTTCAACACACACTTTTCCGAATAATCCAGCAAAACATAGGGTAGGCAACTAAAAGCAAATCAATGATCTGGTACTCTGCATCTGTTTCTTTTTTGCTATAAATTGAGTAAATTTAAAGCGCAAATGCTCATGCTTATTGAAAACTGTCGCTTTCTTCTCTCAATTTTTATCTACAAAATACTGTGATGCAAAATGTCAAAATTAAAATCATACCTGAGATCAACTTTCATAACCACGCGGCAAGTGTAAAAAGAGCCAAAAAGACTAAAAAGACAATCACAGAGTGCTCTACAAGATTTTCTGCTGCGGATATTGAAGCTGTTTTATCTCCTTCTATACTGGCTGCCGCAATACCACATTCACTTAACATGGCATTATTTTTCGCCGGTCCACCAGTAAAATATTTTGCAAAATAATGTGCGCCCCGCTGAAAGTTCCCTACCAACATATAAAATAAGGCAGTCATTCTTGCTGGTAACCAGTCAAGCCAAGCAATAATTAATTTAGCCTTAGCGGCAACAGGTTCATAATCCTGTGAAAGTGAGATGGTTCGGTAGATAATAATGCCAAGCGGGCCAGTCAAAATATACCAAAATAAAACAGCAAATAATTGTCCATTAACTTCTACCAGATATCTGCCAGAAACAGTATTTTGATCAGCGCCTCGGGCATTTACTTTTTTCTCATTAATAGGATAAAAGGGATTTTGTGGTCCAAGGCAATAATAAAGAATAATGATGTTTAAGATCAACCCAAAAAATCCATAAAAGACATCCTCAAGAAAAAACAGTACCAGAGCGGAAATAATGACAATTGGAAGTATAAGACCTATCAAAAGCCATCCGGGGGCAGATAGTGCGCCTAAGGGCTGCAAATTCCTGGCAATAAACGAGTAATATTCCTTAAACCAGCTGAAGCGATTAAACGAAGCCGTATGAATTAAAAAACGTTCACTAAATAAACATAAAACAATGACAAGCAGTTTCATGATCTAATCCTTCCGCATTTTATCCGATAAGGCAATAGGTGTTGGATACTTTAAGACAACAAAATAAGATGAAACGATAAAAGTCAGGATAGTTGTAGCCTGTATCAGATTCGATGCCACTTCGGATATAAGTTTGGTTGCCAGGGCAATGCTTGCTACCAATAAGGAAAATTCACTGGCCTGTCCCAGACGTATACCAACTTCTTTGGAAACCGGCTTCTTCTCACCGGCTTTATAAAGCAGCAACCAAAAAACCAAAGGTTTCAAAATCAGCATAAGTGTAGCTAAGATGCCAGCTGGAATGAGAACCTGGGCTGCATAACTGAAGTTGAAGGTTGCTCCTACAGAAAAGAAAAACATCACCAGAAAAAAATCTCTTAAGGGCTTCAAACTTTCGGCAATGAACAATGAAATCGGACTGGATGCCAGAGCAACTCCTGCAACAAAAGCACCAATATCTTCTGAAAGTCCAAGTTTTTTAGCAGCAACAGATAAACTCAGGCACCAGGCTATAGATAAAAGAAAAACATATTCCTGGGTACGGTCAAAGCGAGCAAGTAATTTTACAAGAACATAACGCTCCACCAAAAAAGCAGAAAGCGTTAATAGAGGAAGTGCTATGCTGACTAAAAGAAGATCCTCAAGACTAAACTGCCCTCCCTGTTCAGCGCCGTTAATGATAATCAGAATAATAATAGCGATAACGTCTTGCATCAATAAGACACTGATCATCACCTCACCTGTATGCTGATGATGAAGTATAGTGGTCGGTAAAAGCTTTAAACCGATGATCGTACTTGAAAACATCATGGATGCGCCAAGCACGAGCGATTCTGTCACGGTTAACCCAAACCAGCGTCCAATAAAATAAGCAATAGCCGCAAACAACAATGAACTGATCAATGCCACCCAGGTTACTTTTTTAAGCATGTGGATTAGATTTTGCGGTTGTAAATGCAATCCCAGCAAAAACAATAGAAACACAATACCTATATCACCGACTTGTTGTATTATACCAACATCGGTAACAAGCCGAAGCCCCCAGGGCCCTAAGACCGCGCCAAGAATAATATAAGCGACGAGCAGAGATTGCCTGGTATATAACACAATAGTAGATAACAACGCTGCGCCTGCAAACACTAAAAAAATTGTATTAAAAACCAAACCATCATGCATATGTTTAATATCCAAAAAACAAAATTGTGCTGCTCAATAGCGGATATGGAGCCAATGATTGAACAATCACGAAATCAAATCCCCTAAACAAAAACAAATGATAGCATAATATATACCCCAAGAAACATCAAAAATACGAGTTTTATGCTATTCATTTTCTCATCTACAAAAAATGGAGTCGTCTAAGTCTTACATGTTGAAGCTAATAGAAAAGCAGTAGGGAATTCAGGGTAAAATAAATATGTCTGCATTCCGCACTTTATGAGCTGGATCCACGCAGCGCTTGATACAGAATCGTATGGATGCTACGGAAAACATAATAAGTAGCCAAAAAAGGTCTCTTGTGATCAAAAATTAGATGAGTTTGTCCTGGAGAGAATTTTATGAAGCGGTTTTTTCTTCTTTATTCAGATTAAAATGTAATTTTTGCCATCGCCGTGATCGGCTTGTTCTATCCTGGACTTCACCGGCTAGCTGGCCGCATGCAGCATCGATGTCATCACCTCTTGTTTTGCGGGTAATGGTATTAATGCCTTTCGCTACCAGTCGATCACGAAATTCATTAATGGTTTTCAATGAGGATCGCTCATACTGGGTCATGGGGAAAGGGTTAAAAGGAATTAAGTTCACTTTTGCAGGAACGTTACTAAGCAGCTTAATTAATTGCTCAGCATGCTCAGGCTGATCATTCACGTCTTTGAGCATGACATATTCAAAAGTAACCTTCCGTTTGGGTTCATCTTTAAAATAGTTTTTACATATAGCCATTAGTTGTGCCAAAGGATATTTTTTATTAATAGGCACCAATTCATTACGTAAAGAGTCATTAGGAGCATGTAAAGATACCGCCAAAGATACCGGACTGATTTGTTTTAGCCGCTCAAGTTCCGGCAACACACCTGATGTACTTAGAGTAACCCGCCTTTTAGAAAGACCATAAGCAAAATCATCCATCATAATGTCCATAGCGGTTACTACATTATCAAAATTTAGCAAAGGCTCGCCCATTCCCATCATAACAATATTCGTAATATGTTTGTCGTGTGTTCCTTGTTGAGTTGATAATTCTCGAACAGCAAGCCAAACCTGCCCAATGATTTCAGCTGTAGTAAGGTTTCGGTTAAATCCTTGCTTCGCCGTGGAGCAAAAGCTACAGTTAAGCCCACAACCCACCTGAGAAGAGACACATAATGTTCCACGCGCAGTCTCAGGAATGTAGACGGTTTCAATGCAATTACCGCAGTCAAGTTTTAATAACCATTTACAAGTGCCATCGCTGGATTTCTGGCTGGAAACTATTTCTGGTAATTTGATGATTGCAGATTGGCAAAGTTTCTTCCGGAAATCTTTGCCAAGATTGCTCATGTTTGAAAAATCCATGCAGCCTTTTTGATGAATCCATTGGATTAACTGCTGAGCACGAAAAGGCTTCTCACCCCACTCCATGCACAAATGACGTAATTGTTGGTAATTGTAATCAAGTAAGTTAACTGTCTGATTCATCATGCAGCACTCCGCGATGAATTTATCGATCACAAATTTCATGAGGTTCAAAGAAAAAATGAATCTCACGTTCAGCATTTTCAAGGCTGTCTGAACCATGAACTGCATTGGCATCAATGCTTTCAGCAAAATCAGCACGGATTGTACCTGGAGCAGCTTCTTTGGGATTAGTGGCTCCCATAAGTTCACGATTTTTCATGACAGCATTTTCCCCTTTTAATACCTGTACCATCACGGGACCAGAAATCATAAACTCTACCAGATCATTAAAAAATGGCCGCACTTTATGAATGTCATAAAAACGCTCCGCCTCTTCACGCGAAAGTTGCATCATTTTAGCAGCTACAATAATTAAGCCAGCATTTTCAAAACGTGTATAAATTTGTCCAATCACTGATTTCGCAACCGCGTCAGGTTTAATGATGGATAAGGTTAATTCTTTAGACATACGTATACTCCAACAGGTTAAAATTACATCCAGGCGTTGCCCATATAAAAATTGGGCATTATACATGATTTGAACATCTTCTGGCTAATTTAATTTTTAACTCATCAGGGCAAAATCATACTTGATTATAGTTTGGCTTACTTGCCAAACTATTTTGTCACCAAATTACCCATTTTTCGTTTGAAAGAGTGAATGGAAGCATGCTCCAGTATTTTTAGATAATATCCCGATCAAAATTTAAAGCTTCTTTATTGATTTTAATCTGCTCATCGTTCATTCTATAGTCCGAAAGGTTATATAATAATTCGTTGACCTGTATAATTTTTTCATAAAATTCGCTGCGATACTCACGCAATTGCTCTGCCATAGATTTTATTTTATCAATGTAAACCTCCAGATTTTCTTCCATGCTTTTAAATGCAGAGAAAAAATCTTGAAAAATTGTTGATAATTTATCCAAATCCAGATGATGATTTACTAAGCCAAGATTTTCTGTGAAATTTTGAATAAAATCAGAATCTTTATTCAAGCCAGAAGCATCCTGTTCTGTTATATTTGCCAAAGCATAGGTTATCGCGTGTTCAATGGCAGACTCAGGAACATTTTTTCCTTCTTCTTTCATCATCTTCTCACAGGATTGAACGGCTTTATTCATCAAGGCTTTCCATTTTACGGAAAATGAAATAAGCTGCGCTTGACTTTCAGAAATAAGTTGAGAGTGCTCACGTTCCAACTGTTGGAATCTTTCGCCAAGAGCAGTCAGTTCCTGGCGCTTTTCTTCAAGTTCTTCTCGAGTAGAAGCTCCAGGAGTGTTATTGTCCTTTCCATCTTCTCCGGAAAGCAAATAATCTATAAACAGCTTCTGAACATAGGTTTGATAATCTTTTGCCTGAGTTAAAATAATCCCGTTCAGCACGTTTTTTATAGGTACTCTCAATAGGCGATAATAAATACTATGAGGATTTTTAAAAGCTCGGATCAATACATCTTGTGTCAGGCGCATATGGTATTTTTCTAAAATCCGTTCGGCTGTAATCAAGCCATAGGATGAATACCAGCTGGACAATTCATCATGCTCTTTTTGTTCGTTCATACTTCACCTGATTTGAATTTACAAAAGTCTGTGTTATAAGACGATTTTTTTAAAGTATAGTGTATTTAGCGATGTCAAAGCCATTAAATTCCGATTTACAGTTTTTATTTGATTTTTTAAAAACAGCTACACCTAAGGACTGGATCGAATATGCCGTTGAACATTTGCCTATATTGTTAATTGATCATGCGCATTGTGAACGTAAAGCGGCTGCCACTGCCCTTAATTTTATCAGCAAATACCCGGAGAAAGAGGCTGTTGTTGAGATCATGTCACCCTTGGCCAGAGAGGAACTCCTTCATTTTGAGAAAGTCATTGCTATTCTTCAGCAGAAAAACATTGCTTTTTCTCCACTGAAACCCTCTAATTATGCCCAGCAATTACATCAACATGTAGCAGCGAACAATGGTAAGGAAAGGCTGCGAGATCAATTAATCATTGGAGCAATTATTGAAGCGAGATCCTGTGAGCGCTTTTACCAGCTTATTCCTCATCTTAATGATCCTCATCTAGTGCGTTTTTATAGAACTCTGGTGAAATCGGAAGCAAGGCATTTTGAAAACTATTTACATCTTGCGCAAAGATATGGCGGCGAAATTAATCAGCGACTTGATTTTTTTCTCCATTTGGAGAATGAATTTATCTGTTCAAAAGATACGGTTTTCCGCTTTCACAGCGGAATTCCGGGCTCGCTTTAAAACAACAATCAATTTATGTGATGTTCAACATTCAAATTCTCATAGCTTGCAATAGTAAAACCACATATGAAGTGGATAAGCGGTTGCTGCAATCTAAAAGTTGAACATCGCATTTTATTGATAATGATTATGGACCTGGAGAAGTGGTTTGTGTTTCTTCAAGATTCGGAGCAAGTTCTTCATTTAAAGTCTTATGTAATTCCTTGCGCAATCCATCAAACGTAGCTTTATCAAGCGGCTCTCCTGACACCTTATGGCTATACTTATCTGGATTTGCTTTATCAGCCACATATCCCTTTTCCTCTAACCACAACTTAACCCGTTCCTGAAAATAAACATTCACGGCTGCATTAGGCGTTAAACCGCCTTTTGCTTTTAATTCTTCAAAATTCAACTTTCCGTTTTCATCTACATCTATAGCATATAAAAGATCAGGCAATTCAATCTGACTTTCACGAGTCTCCCATTTCCTGGTTAAAGGATCGATAGCTTTGCTTTGTATGAGATCTCCTATGCCCCTTCCCATCCATGTAGAAAGTCTTTCCGTGGTATAAGACAGTGCTTCAGCAAACTTCTTGGAATCTTTCGCCATTGCCGTAATAAAGTAACGTAAGTCATTGAAAGTCGTTATATCACTTTCTGAATCCTTGGCTACCTGCTTCCAGGCTTCTTCTTCTTTTTCAATTAATTTCTTATCAGATGGTTCTCTTTTTGCCACCCTGAAGGCAAGTCTATTCTCTTGTTCTTCTTTCAAACGACGTTGTATGTCTTCTCTAACTTGCTCTAAATAAGCTTTTTTAAATTCTTGATTTTTTTCTATTTCTTTTTGTCTCTTTTCTTCAGCCATTACTCACTCCGCTTCCAGTGACAACTGGTTAAAATAAAAACCTTTTGATTTATCATAACACAATAATTGTGGCCTGTCATCCCAGTCACTCAGCACATAGCGGCGAAACAGACGGTTATTTTTTTCATATTGATGCACACCTGGTTTATGTGTATGTCCATGAATTAATGTATTCACACTTATCTGTTGCATGTGGGATAAAAAGGCCTCTTCCACCACATCCATAGCCTCTATTGGCTTGCGATTTGACTGGCTGCGTTGACGGACAGCCTTGACTAGCCTGATGCGCAAAAAATAAGGCAAAAATAGAAAAAAACGTTTAAACCAGCGATTACGCGTTAAACGTCTGAAGCGTTGGTGATGAACATCTTGAGTGCAATAACCATCACCATGCGCCAGCATCACTTTTTCCTCGCCACAATCTATTAATGCAGGTTCATCAATCATCGTCCAACCAGCCAGTTTTGCAAACTGCTTACCTAATAAAAAATCACGATTACCATGCATATAATAAAATAAAATACCCTTTGAACTTAGTGATTTTATTTTTTTTGCGATTTCTTTACACCATTCATCGATACCATCATCCCCTGGCCAGGCATGAAAGAAATCACCTAAGATATAAATTGTTTTCACGGAGTGCTGTTGTGCCCATAGAAGAAAGTGATCAAAACGACGACTGATATCAGGTTCATCAGGACTAAGATGTAAATCAGAAATAAAAACAGCTGCAATCATAAAGGCTCAATATGTATATGTTCATCTTTTAAATAAATCTGACAGGGACCTGTCTGGCTATCAATCGCATCGCTTAAACGATAAAAGCCAGCGATGGAGATCAACTCAGCATCCAGAGACATGCAGAATATTCTGGCCTCACTATCACCGGAAATTCCTGCCAAAACTCGTCCACGCAATGCACCATAAACATGGATATGGCCATCAGCCAACAGTTCTGCTCCATGACTCACCGATGATGTGACGATCAAGTCGCTGTTTTTAGCAACCACTTGCTGACCAGAACGGACTGGTGCTGAATAAATTTTTGCTTTTACTGAATCCGGCAGTGCATTTTCCTGTTCCTGGCCATCCAAAGGCTTATCCTGTGTAGAGGATGATTTCAAGACCGCAAGTCCTTGACATTGGGCCACGGTGTCGAGAAAAGAATTACCACCTTGTATCGCTACAGGAATGATCCCCTGCTCTCTGATAACTTGGCAAAGATTCTTCAAGTCAAAATCAAACCGATTCACACAGGAAAAATCCAATACAACCGGTGCGTTTTCAAAGAGTTTAGGTGCTTTTGCAATGATTTCAGTCAATTGCCGGGAAAACAATTCGATTTCAGGATGAATTACCTGAAGCACAGTAAAGGTATAAAGTCTGCCTTTTAGTTTGAAAGCCTGGGATTTGAGTGAATTTGCAGCCATCTTCCTAATATCCATCATCATTATTTTTGTTTATACTAGCATGAGGAAGATCATAACAGAAGGATATCAACGTGGATAAACGATGGTTAGAGCATTATCAGGATGGCATACCCAAGCAAATCAATACGGATCAATATTCATCTCTGGTCTCTTTATTTGATGAGTCTTGCGCTAAATACAATGAACGAACAGCCTATGACAATATGGGAACAGAGATCAGTTATACTGATTTGGAAAAACTAAGTCGACAGCTTGCTGTTTATCTCCAGCAATTAGGCTTGAAAAAAGGGGCTCGGGTTGCTGTTATGATGCCCAATCTGCTGCAATATCCCGTTGCTCTGTTTGCTATTCTCAGAGCAGGTTATATTGTCGTCAATACAAATCCACTTTATACCAGTGATGAAGTGATTCATCAAATGAATGATTCGGGGGCTGAAGTCATTATAGTTCTGGCCAATTTTGCCCATACCGTTGAAAAGGCGTTGCCCCATATTCCGCAATTAAAACATATTATTATCACTGAAGTTGCAGATTTATTTTCCGTTGTAAAACGAGTCATCGTCAATTCCGTGGTTAAATATATCAAAAAAATGATTCCTACCTATCATATTCCTCAGG contains:
- the rlmN gene encoding 23S rRNA (adenine(2503)-C(2))-methyltransferase RlmN; amino-acid sequence: MMNQTVNLLDYNYQQLRHLCMEWGEKPFRAQQLIQWIHQKGCMDFSNMSNLGKDFRKKLCQSAIIKLPEIVSSQKSSDGTCKWLLKLDCGNCIETVYIPETARGTLCVSSQVGCGLNCSFCSTAKQGFNRNLTTAEIIGQVWLAVRELSTQQGTHDKHITNIVMMGMGEPLLNFDNVVTAMDIMMDDFAYGLSKRRVTLSTSGVLPELERLKQISPVSLAVSLHAPNDSLRNELVPINKKYPLAQLMAICKNYFKDEPKRKVTFEYVMLKDVNDQPEHAEQLIKLLSNVPAKVNLIPFNPFPMTQYERSSLKTINEFRDRLVAKGINTITRKTRGDDIDAACGQLAGEVQDRTSRSRRWQKLHFNLNKEEKTAS
- the ndk gene encoding nucleoside-diphosphate kinase — protein: MSKELTLSIIKPDAVAKSVIGQIYTRFENAGLIIVAAKMMQLSREEAERFYDIHKVRPFFNDLVEFMISGPVMVQVLKGENAVMKNRELMGATNPKEAAPGTIRADFAESIDANAVHGSDSLENAEREIHFFFEPHEICDR
- a CDS encoding tRNA-(ms[2]io[6]A)-hydroxylase, translating into MSKPLNSDLQFLFDFLKTATPKDWIEYAVEHLPILLIDHAHCERKAAATALNFISKYPEKEAVVEIMSPLAREELLHFEKVIAILQQKNIAFSPLKPSNYAQQLHQHVAANNGKERLRDQLIIGAIIEARSCERFYQLIPHLNDPHLVRFYRTLVKSEARHFENYLHLAQRYGGEINQRLDFFLHLENEFICSKDTVFRFHSGIPGSL
- a CDS encoding UDP-2,3-diacylglucosamine diphosphatase — translated: MIAAVFISDLHLSPDEPDISRRFDHFLLWAQQHSVKTIYILGDFFHAWPGDDGIDEWCKEIAKKIKSLSSKGILFYYMHGNRDFLLGKQFAKLAGWTMIDEPALIDCGEEKVMLAHGDGYCTQDVHHQRFRRLTRNRWFKRFFLFLPYFLRIRLVKAVRQRSQSNRKPIEAMDVVEEAFLSHMQQISVNTLIHGHTHKPGVHQYEKNNRLFRRYVLSDWDDRPQLLCYDKSKGFYFNQLSLEAE
- the minC gene encoding septum site-determining protein MinC, with translation MAANSLKSQAFKLKGRLYTFTVLQVIHPEIELFSRQLTEIIAKAPKLFENAPVVLDFSCVNRFDFDLKNLCQVIREQGIIPVAIQGGNSFLDTVAQCQGLAVLKSSSTQDKPLDGQEQENALPDSVKAKIYSAPVRSGQQVVAKNSDLIVTSSVSHGAELLADGHIHVYGALRGRVLAGISGDSEARIFCMSLDAELISIAGFYRLSDAIDSQTGPCQIYLKDEHIHIEPL